GGACGTCGCGCGGCCGGGTTGCGACAGCGCAGACGTACCGTCACTTCGGCTTCGTTCCCCCCGCATCGGGAAACCAGCCGAACCTGTTCTGAGGGCCAGGTGAAGGACGGTTCGCGGACGGAACACTACGAGTTCGACCTTCCCCCTGCGCTCATCGCGCAGACGCCGACATCGGTGCGCGACGAAAGCCGGCTGATGGTTGTTGACCGCAGCTCCGGTACAATCGAGCACCGCGTGTTTCGCGATATCGCCGACCTGATCAAACCCGAAGATGCGCTGGCGCTGAACACGACGCGCGTTTTTCGCGCCCGGTTGCTCGGCACCCGCGCTTCCGGCGCTCCCGCGGAGATCCTGCTCCTGCGGGAGTTGGACGACGGCGTGTTCGAAGCAATGGTCAGTCCAGGGGGAAAGCTGAAGCCGGGTCGCACGGTAACCGTTTCGGAATCACTGTCTGTCGATATCCTCGATGGCACGGATCGCGGAACGCGACTCGTACGTCTCAAATCAGCGCTTTCCCTCAGCGAAGCAATCGAGCAGAACGGCCACGTGCCACTCCCGCCCTATATCGACCGGCCGGACGAACTGTCGGATAGCGAGCGGTACCAAACCGTCTACGCAAATGAATCTGGATCGATTGCCGCACCGACAGCGGGACTTCATTTTTCCCCGGAGCTCCTGGCAAGAATCGAGGGAAACGGTGTCCGGATCGCCAAGCTAGTCCTGCACGTGGGGGCGGGGACATTCAAGCCCGTCGAAGTCAGCGATCCCGCCGCTCACGTGATGCACGAAGAGCGGTACGAAGTTTCAGCGGAAGCGGCTGCTGTTCTGAGCGAAGTGAAACTCGGAGGCGGTGCAGTCTGGGCGGTGGGAACCACTTCAGTGCGAACGCTGGAATCGGCTGGCCTGACTGCCGGCCGGGGCGATACGCGGATTTTCATCAGGCCGCCGTACGAATTTCGGGTAGTGGACCATGTCATCACCAACTTTCACCTTCCGCGGTCCACACTGATCATGCTGGTGGCGGCATTCGCCGGCTACGAGTTAACCATGCATGCGTACGCGGAGGCCATTCGCGTGGGGTACCGTTTCTACTCTTACGGCGATGCGATGGCAATTGTATAGGTCAGCGGGTTAATTAACCGCGGTAACCAGGCCTCGCGCCGCACGTTCTCCAATCTGAAACTCCCGGGAATCCGCGGCGAGCGGGCGGCATGACATTCGACGGCTTCACAACGAGGTTTGCCTTAAGTGCGCTTGGCGAATACAAACCCGATTTTCGAAGCGCGGCGCGAACGATATACTCCCCCGGTGGCACCAGATCCCCTTGGTTCGTAATGAGCGCGACGTCACGCTCGAAGCATCGGATTTGACCGGGTTTAAGATCGAGGATCACTCCAGGCAGACGTTCAACTACGCGGTAGGGCGCCCACAACTCCGTGCCGTTCCTATCGGTGATTACAGCATAAAAAGGCCAATCACCGTTGCCCCTCATTGGAACGGGTGTGTTACACGTGTTGGTGACTGAAAAGCGAAAATTTGTAGTGTCTCCCACACTGAGGGGGGATCTGACGGAGAGCGTCCGTGGGAGTGAGTCGAATCCTGCCGCGCAGCCTTCGGCGCTCGGAGTTCGCTTGGCTGAATTAGAAGCCTGGTGAACACAGCCAACGATCAGAGGGAGCACGAGCAAAAGCTTTCTCATTGGAGGTTATCTAATGATTAAATGTCCGCGCAGATCCTCCTGAATGCCTGCCATGTTACTGAATAAAGTGCCTTCGGCGGTCTTCCCCCAAAGAAGACCAAGCAGTACAACCGGCCCGCTCTCCGGATCCCCAGAAAAGATTGGAGACCCGCTGTCGCCACCCTCCGCACCCATTGTCGCTGAGCTTTGGCACAGCATCATCTGATCGCCCGCTCCAGGAACGTCAACGCAGGTATAATTTACGTTACCGCTTGTCCAACCCGTTTCCTGCCCCATCTTGAAAACCTGGGCGTTAGCCGTTGGATACATTGAAGAGCCGGAAATGTGAAACCGCCCGACTACCGTTTTCGAGCCTACGACGCTTCCGAAAGAAGCAGTCTTCGCGATGTAGCCCAGATCAATGGAAACGCCGGCGGTGTA
This DNA window, taken from Gemmatimonadaceae bacterium, encodes the following:
- the queA gene encoding tRNA preQ1(34) S-adenosylmethionine ribosyltransferase-isomerase QueA; protein product: MKDGSRTEHYEFDLPPALIAQTPTSVRDESRLMVVDRSSGTIEHRVFRDIADLIKPEDALALNTTRVFRARLLGTRASGAPAEILLLRELDDGVFEAMVSPGGKLKPGRTVTVSESLSVDILDGTDRGTRLVRLKSALSLSEAIEQNGHVPLPPYIDRPDELSDSERYQTVYANESGSIAAPTAGLHFSPELLARIEGNGVRIAKLVLHVGAGTFKPVEVSDPAAHVMHEERYEVSAEAAAVLSEVKLGGGAVWAVGTTSVRTLESAGLTAGRGDTRIFIRPPYEFRVVDHVITNFHLPRSTLIMLVAAFAGYELTMHAYAEAIRVGYRFYSYGDAMAIV